Proteins from a single region of Deinococcus aquaedulcis:
- a CDS encoding YkoP family protein: MSPSPPLWLRAALHAGLGGAWHGGHPGDPRVGLAVPVPSVPALRAARQTLAAAGGRATLLVPPALARQAPEEVRAAQTEGHEVGGLGDPAGVSALEVAAAHPVTTWATPATLGALQQLGARHLRALPPGPAQPAPGALLSVAPEQLAATLAMLKASGYQPVPVGAVPELRPGQSSDLWPRVYARLVEDRFARQHRVIDLTTRADGVMRVAPLDHAPAPLPLPRHTPTAELHVHSPRLVGLTSRSALVAYRAYRRSLKDVAQALQERPELQAAQAVFAVTLFHAPLAQAGFELLDLPPARARWYGLGFRLLRRAYGTHRAPSEGVPKMAWLSREAFLRLNG; this comes from the coding sequence ATGAGCCCCTCCCCTCCTCTGTGGTTGCGCGCCGCCCTGCATGCAGGCCTGGGCGGCGCGTGGCACGGCGGGCACCCCGGCGATCCCCGGGTGGGGCTGGCCGTGCCCGTCCCCAGCGTCCCGGCGCTGCGCGCGGCGCGGCAGACCCTGGCGGCGGCGGGAGGACGCGCCACCCTGCTGGTGCCCCCGGCCCTGGCCCGGCAGGCCCCGGAAGAAGTGCGCGCCGCCCAGACCGAGGGCCACGAGGTGGGCGGCCTGGGCGACCCGGCCGGAGTCAGTGCGCTGGAGGTGGCAGCGGCGCACCCGGTAACCACCTGGGCCACCCCGGCTACTCTGGGGGCCCTGCAGCAGCTGGGGGCCCGGCACCTGCGCGCCCTCCCCCCCGGCCCAGCCCAGCCGGCCCCCGGCGCCCTGCTGAGCGTGGCACCAGAGCAGCTGGCGGCCACACTGGCAATGCTGAAGGCCAGTGGCTATCAACCGGTGCCGGTGGGGGCCGTGCCCGAGCTGCGCCCCGGCCAGTCCAGCGACCTGTGGCCGCGCGTGTATGCCCGGCTGGTGGAGGACCGTTTTGCCCGCCAGCACCGCGTGATAGACCTGACGACGCGCGCCGATGGGGTCATGCGGGTGGCGCCACTGGACCACGCGCCGGCTCCTCTGCCACTGCCCCGCCACACCCCCACCGCCGAACTACATGTGCATTCGCCCCGGCTGGTGGGCCTGACCTCCCGCAGCGCCCTGGTGGCCTACCGCGCCTACCGCCGCAGCCTGAAAGACGTGGCCCAGGCGCTGCAGGAGCGGCCCGAACTGCAGGCGGCCCAGGCAGTCTTTGCGGTGACGCTGTTTCATGCCCCGCTGGCCCAGGCTGGCTTTGAGCTGCTGGATCTGCCCCCCGCCCGCGCCCGCTGGTACGGCCTGGGCTTTCGCCTGCTGCGCCGGGCCTACGGCACCCACCGCGCTCCCAGTGAGGGCGTGCCAAAGATGGCGTGGCTGAGCCGGGAAGCGTTCCTGCGGCTGAATGGGTGA
- a CDS encoding glycosyltransferase, whose protein sequence is MKPLRIGLFTDTFLPDQNGIVTSVGLLSDELRAQGHHVDVVAPDFPEHVDSRADVVRVDSVRYMFLPTYRLAWPTRKDFTQKYDVVHTHTPLTLGLAGARLARKWNVPHVATYHTHIEAYTHYVPGATALQRHTGVITKAMSLLYGRADAVITPTAGMLDVLRAMRVRRPVVIPTSIDPRVLRAAPAIENPWPDGKRRLLSVGRLAREKRFDHVLDTVAALPDTHLVVLGEGPERAHLEAHAARLGIADRVTFLGVRPWTEIGAYYRLAELFLFASDTETQGLVLQEAQLMGVPVVAVGARGTLSGVAHERSGYLVRPADVNALIQYARQVLDEPALWARLSAGARTFGASTTPAGVAAQVLEVYQQVLGRPLEIPFPEGASGHPRNSLVYDR, encoded by the coding sequence ATGAAGCCGCTGCGGATCGGGCTGTTTACGGACACGTTCCTGCCGGATCAGAACGGCATCGTGACCAGCGTGGGGCTCCTGAGTGACGAGCTGCGCGCCCAGGGGCACCACGTGGATGTGGTGGCCCCCGACTTCCCCGAACACGTGGACAGCCGCGCCGACGTGGTGCGGGTGGATTCGGTGCGCTATATGTTCCTGCCCACCTACCGCCTCGCGTGGCCCACACGCAAGGACTTCACCCAGAAGTACGACGTGGTGCACACCCACACGCCCCTGACCCTGGGCCTGGCGGGCGCCCGGTTGGCCCGCAAGTGGAACGTGCCGCATGTGGCGACCTACCACACGCACATTGAGGCCTACACCCACTACGTGCCCGGCGCCACCGCCCTGCAGCGCCACACCGGCGTGATCACCAAGGCCATGAGCCTGCTCTACGGCCGCGCCGACGCCGTGATCACCCCCACGGCGGGCATGCTGGACGTGCTGCGCGCCATGCGGGTGCGCCGCCCCGTGGTGATTCCCACCTCCATTGACCCGCGCGTGCTGCGCGCCGCGCCGGCCATCGAGAACCCCTGGCCCGACGGCAAGCGCCGGCTGCTTAGCGTGGGCCGCCTGGCCCGCGAAAAGCGCTTTGACCACGTGCTGGACACGGTGGCCGCCTTGCCCGACACGCACCTCGTGGTGCTGGGCGAGGGCCCCGAGCGCGCCCACCTGGAGGCCCACGCCGCGCGCCTGGGCATTGCCGACCGGGTGACCTTCCTGGGCGTGCGCCCCTGGACCGAGATCGGGGCGTACTACCGCCTCGCGGAACTCTTCCTGTTCGCCAGCGACACCGAAACCCAGGGGCTGGTGCTGCAGGAAGCCCAGCTGATGGGCGTGCCGGTGGTGGCGGTGGGGGCGCGCGGCACCCTCAGCGGTGTGGCGCACGAACGCAGCGGCTATCTGGTGCGCCCGGCCGATGTGAACGCCCTGATTCAGTACGCCCGCCAGGTTCTGGATGAGCCCGCGCTGTGGGCGCGACTCTCAGCGGGGGCGCGCACCTTTGGGGCTTCCACCACCCCGGCCGGGGTGGCCGCGCAGGTGCTGGAGGTGTACCAGCAGGTGCTGGGCCGTCCACTGGAAATTCCTTTTCCCGAGGGGGCTAGCGGTCATCCCCGAAATAGCCTCGTGTATGACCGCTGA
- a CDS encoding glycosyltransferase, giving the protein MPAFTVVIPARNEANYLPQTLRALDRQTRAPAAVLVVDNGSTDDTVALARAWGAEVLRCTEKGVARARQLGLEAAQTAWVATTDADSLPAPEWLERLDAAAAGRVALYGPMRFSGVAPHWSGLSQAAYSTFLHGARLLGRPNLAGANMAYSREAALLAGGYPDVEAYEDVILGQALARLGEVAYVRGALVETSPRRLDRGVVPFLWQHLRNISGHTRGYFGDDR; this is encoded by the coding sequence GTGCCCGCGTTTACCGTCGTGATTCCGGCCCGCAACGAGGCGAACTACCTGCCCCAGACCCTGCGGGCCCTGGACCGACAGACGCGCGCCCCGGCCGCCGTGCTGGTGGTAGACAACGGCAGCACCGACGACACCGTGGCCCTGGCCCGCGCCTGGGGCGCCGAGGTGCTGCGCTGCACCGAGAAGGGCGTGGCCCGCGCCCGGCAACTGGGCCTGGAAGCTGCGCAGACCGCGTGGGTCGCCACCACCGACGCCGATTCGCTGCCCGCCCCCGAGTGGCTGGAGCGCCTGGACGCCGCCGCCGCCGGGCGCGTGGCCCTGTACGGCCCCATGCGCTTTTCGGGCGTGGCGCCGCACTGGTCGGGCCTCTCGCAGGCGGCCTACAGCACCTTTTTGCACGGGGCGCGGCTGCTGGGGCGCCCCAATCTGGCCGGCGCCAACATGGCCTACTCGCGCGAAGCCGCCCTGCTGGCCGGCGGCTACCCGGATGTGGAAGCCTACGAGGACGTCATTCTGGGGCAGGCGCTGGCGCGCCTGGGCGAGGTGGCCTACGTACGCGGCGCGCTGGTGGAAACCAGCCCGCGCCGCCTGGACCGGGGCGTGGTGCCGTTCTTGTGGCAGCACCTGCGCAACATCAGCGGTCATACACGAGGCTATTTCGGGGATGACCGCTAG
- a CDS encoding MFS transporter: MTPRPARRERLPLRAEGLAPVGVAAAALACAEFVRSGLYGAYLTQVIDTQFGLPVTAAAGAWTAHFLTDTAMRGPAGALVGRVGLRPVALGGAALSALALSLMLLAPPSVWLFLLASAVHGAGFSVMWPVAMNLTADAAREGYQGRALALVANGILPLSGVGFLVFGALAGRGDLFALWLGLGLLLLSVALTLLLPLRRVLPPAPDTDPSEGRPARSVMGALLPLLPAAFMQTLSMTLLGPWLFRIAEDGLSLSYWSLVAMLGLGGAVAYGAMPLTGRFADRDQGRARAGVMIGYGLVSLAFAGFALTPAPWLLYVLAVVAGLGYAFLSPAWAALVARVLPVAQRPAAWGVLMTVENAGTALGPLLGGLALAKAGVPGPFVLGAVLAGLTSAGYVVFRRVFQEARG, from the coding sequence GTGACCCCCCGGCCTGCCCGGCGCGAGCGCCTGCCCCTGCGCGCCGAGGGCCTGGCTCCGGTGGGGGTGGCAGCGGCGGCCCTGGCCTGCGCCGAATTCGTGCGCAGCGGTCTGTACGGCGCCTACCTGACCCAGGTGATTGACACCCAGTTCGGCCTACCCGTCACAGCTGCTGCGGGCGCCTGGACCGCCCACTTTCTGACTGACACCGCGATGCGCGGCCCGGCGGGCGCGCTGGTGGGCCGCGTGGGCCTGCGCCCGGTGGCCCTGGGCGGCGCCGCCCTGAGCGCCCTGGCCCTGAGCCTGATGCTGCTGGCTCCCCCCAGCGTGTGGCTGTTTCTGCTGGCCTCGGCCGTGCACGGGGCGGGTTTTTCGGTGATGTGGCCGGTGGCCATGAACCTCACCGCCGACGCCGCCCGCGAGGGGTACCAGGGCCGGGCGCTGGCGCTGGTGGCCAACGGCATCCTGCCGCTGTCCGGGGTGGGCTTTCTGGTGTTCGGGGCGCTGGCCGGGCGCGGCGACCTGTTTGCCCTGTGGCTGGGCCTGGGCCTGCTGCTGCTTTCGGTGGCGCTGACGCTGCTGCTGCCGCTGCGCCGGGTGCTGCCGCCGGCCCCCGACACCGATCCCTCTGAAGGCCGCCCGGCCCGCTCCGTGATGGGCGCGCTGCTGCCGCTGCTGCCCGCCGCCTTCATGCAGACCCTCAGCATGACCCTGCTGGGCCCGTGGCTTTTCCGCATTGCCGAAGACGGCCTGAGCCTGTCTTACTGGAGCCTCGTGGCGATGCTGGGCCTGGGCGGGGCGGTGGCCTACGGCGCGATGCCGCTCACTGGCCGCTTTGCTGACCGCGACCAGGGCCGCGCCCGCGCCGGGGTGATGATCGGCTACGGCCTCGTCAGCCTCGCCTTTGCGGGCTTTGCCCTGACGCCTGCACCGTGGCTGCTGTATGTGCTGGCGGTAGTGGCGGGGCTGGGCTACGCCTTCCTGTCGCCCGCCTGGGCCGCGCTGGTGGCGCGCGTGCTGCCGGTGGCCCAGCGCCCCGCCGCCTGGGGCGTGCTGATGACCGTGGAGAACGCCGGCACCGCCCTGGGACCGCTGCTGGGAGGCCTCGCCCTGGCCAAGGCGGGGGTGCCGGGCCCCTTTGTGCTGGGCGCCGTGCTGGCTGGCCTCACCTCGGCCGGGTATGTGGTGTTCCGCCGGGTGTTTCAGGAGGCGCGTGGCTAG
- a CDS encoding polysaccharide deacetylase family protein — protein sequence MARRWLPLLLLPLLGELWGRAAGWGALGAGDPARPRVALTFDDGPSPRTPELLAVLARHGVQATFFVTAPACAAFPAELAALEAAGHRLEAHGRWHRHALLLPPWQEWAQVRWHPRPGQTGPLLYRPPYGGHSPWTRLLARAAGRQVALWDVEGRDWTAADASGLARQTLARVQPGSVVLLHDGPAVTPALLDGLLVGLHERSLSAVPLHELPPRRIGWRAGWQRLRASYGG from the coding sequence GTGGCTAGGCGCTGGCTGCCGCTCCTGCTGCTGCCGCTGCTGGGCGAACTGTGGGGCCGCGCGGCGGGCTGGGGCGCCCTGGGGGCCGGGGACCCTGCCCGGCCCCGCGTGGCCCTGACCTTCGACGACGGCCCCAGCCCCCGCACCCCGGAACTGCTGGCGGTGCTGGCGCGGCACGGGGTGCAGGCCACCTTCTTCGTCACTGCCCCGGCGTGCGCGGCCTTTCCGGCAGAGCTGGCGGCCCTGGAGGCCGCCGGGCACCGCCTGGAAGCCCACGGCCGCTGGCACCGCCACGCCCTGCTGTTGCCCCCCTGGCAGGAGTGGGCCCAGGTGCGCTGGCATCCCCGCCCAGGGCAGACAGGGCCACTGCTGTACCGCCCCCCCTACGGCGGCCACAGTCCCTGGACCCGGCTTCTGGCCCGCGCCGCCGGGCGGCAGGTGGCCCTCTGGGACGTGGAGGGCCGCGACTGGACCGCCGCCGACGCCAGTGGCCTGGCCCGGCAGACCCTGGCCCGCGTGCAGCCCGGCAGCGTGGTTCTGCTGCACGACGGCCCAGCGGTGACACCAGCCCTGCTGGACGGCTTACTCGTCGGTCTGCACGAACGTAGTCTGAGCGCCGTTCCGCTGCACGAATTGCCCCCCCGGCGCATCGGCTGGCGGGCCGGCTGGCAACGCTTGAGGGCCAGCTACGGCGGCTAA
- the recR gene encoding recombination mediator RecR gives MKYPPSLVALIRELSRLPGIGPKSAQRLAFYLFEQPREDIERLSRALLEAKRDLHTCPICFNITDADKCDVCSDPTRDQSTICVVEEPGDVIAIERSGEYRGLYHVLHGVLSPMNGVGPDRLHIKPLLPRVQEGHEVILATGTTVEGDATALYLQRLLEPLGAVVSRIAYGLPVGGALEYADEVTLGRALAGRTRVSKSG, from the coding sequence ATGAAATATCCGCCCTCGCTGGTGGCCCTGATCCGCGAACTCTCGCGGCTGCCGGGCATTGGCCCCAAGAGCGCGCAGCGGCTGGCCTTTTACCTGTTCGAGCAACCCCGCGAGGACATTGAGCGGCTGTCGCGGGCGCTGCTGGAGGCCAAGCGCGACCTGCACACCTGCCCCATCTGCTTTAACATCACCGACGCGGACAAGTGCGACGTGTGCAGCGACCCCACGCGCGACCAGAGCACCATCTGCGTGGTCGAAGAACCCGGCGACGTGATCGCCATTGAGCGCAGCGGCGAATACCGGGGCCTCTACCACGTGCTCCACGGGGTCCTGAGCCCCATGAACGGCGTGGGCCCCGACCGCCTGCACATCAAGCCCCTGCTGCCGCGCGTGCAGGAAGGCCACGAGGTCATCCTGGCCACCGGCACCACCGTGGAAGGCGACGCCACCGCCCTGTACCTGCAGCGGCTGCTTGAGCCCCTGGGCGCGGTCGTCAGCCGCATCGCCTACGGCCTGCCGGTGGGCGGCGCGCTGGAATACGCCGATGAGGTGACCCTGGGCCGCGCGCTGGCCGGCCGCACCCGCGTCAGCAAATCCGGGTAA
- a CDS encoding YbaB/EbfC family nucleoid-associated protein: protein MDMKKLMKQMQQAQAAAAKIQDDLAAKSVEGTASGLVTVTMNGHGKVTALKIKPEAVDADDVEALEDLLLVALQDASAKADALQQDATRGLGIPGF from the coding sequence ATGGACATGAAGAAGCTGATGAAACAGATGCAGCAGGCCCAGGCCGCTGCCGCCAAGATTCAGGACGACCTCGCCGCCAAATCTGTGGAAGGCACCGCCAGTGGCCTGGTGACGGTCACCATGAACGGCCACGGCAAGGTGACGGCCCTGAAGATCAAACCCGAAGCGGTGGACGCGGACGATGTGGAGGCCCTGGAAGACCTACTTCTGGTGGCCCTGCAGGACGCCAGCGCCAAGGCCGACGCCCTGCAGCAAGACGCCACGCGCGGCCTGGGCATCCCCGGCTTCTGA
- a CDS encoding exonuclease SbcCD subunit D translates to MRVLHTADFHAGRSLRGFDRTPEVHEALTEIAALARTERADAVLVAGDLFDTANPSADAEHAVFDFFLRLRDAGIPSVVIAGNHDSAARLQSVTGLLGWVGVQVVAQPSTNAAEMVRTVQTRAGETLVVGALPHLSERRLVKAADLMGGDTGMWRQKYREGMGFFLRRLGEGFRPGAVNMLMAHATMDGAVPSGSERTLQFDLTNAYTLSGLQLPPGAQYVALGHVHKPQQVSDSPMAAYPGSVIQLDFGEGGEKKGVNLVEVEPGRPARLHTIPLASGRELRTVRVDLEQVEARLAREQGFTGLLKVVVRAPAGTALPGLKDRVLRLAPTALAVELDAQQEDLATPDLKREGLSLLDLYERYHRERRGELPGDLRAAFQQADEWARQEEA, encoded by the coding sequence ATGCGCGTACTTCATACCGCTGATTTCCATGCGGGCCGTTCGCTGCGCGGCTTTGACCGCACCCCGGAAGTGCACGAAGCCCTCACGGAAATCGCCGCGTTGGCCCGCACCGAGCGCGCCGACGCCGTGCTGGTGGCGGGCGACCTGTTCGACACCGCCAATCCATCTGCCGATGCCGAGCACGCGGTGTTCGACTTCTTTCTGCGCCTGCGCGACGCGGGGATTCCCAGCGTGGTCATTGCGGGCAACCACGACAGCGCCGCGAGGTTGCAGTCCGTCACCGGATTGCTGGGCTGGGTGGGCGTGCAGGTGGTCGCGCAGCCCAGCACCAACGCCGCCGAGATGGTACGCACCGTGCAGACCAGGGCGGGCGAGACGCTGGTGGTGGGCGCCCTGCCCCACCTCTCAGAGCGGCGCCTGGTCAAGGCCGCCGACCTGATGGGCGGCGACACCGGCATGTGGCGCCAGAAGTACCGCGAGGGCATGGGCTTTTTTCTGCGCCGCCTGGGCGAGGGTTTCCGGCCCGGGGCTGTGAACATGCTGATGGCCCACGCCACCATGGACGGCGCGGTGCCCAGCGGCTCAGAGCGAACGTTGCAGTTTGACCTGACCAACGCCTACACGCTCTCCGGGCTGCAACTGCCGCCCGGCGCGCAATATGTGGCGCTGGGGCACGTCCACAAGCCGCAGCAGGTCAGCGATTCGCCCATGGCTGCCTACCCTGGCAGCGTAATTCAGCTGGATTTTGGCGAGGGCGGCGAGAAGAAGGGCGTGAACCTCGTGGAGGTCGAGCCGGGGCGCCCGGCCCGCCTGCACACCATTCCCCTGGCCAGTGGCCGCGAACTGCGTACTGTCCGGGTGGACCTGGAGCAGGTGGAGGCCCGGCTGGCGCGCGAACAGGGCTTTACCGGCCTGCTGAAGGTGGTGGTGCGCGCGCCCGCCGGCACCGCCCTGCCGGGCCTGAAAGACCGCGTGCTGCGTCTGGCCCCCACGGCTCTGGCGGTGGAACTTGACGCCCAGCAGGAAGACCTCGCCACCCCGGACCTGAAGCGCGAGGGCCTGAGCCTGCTGGACCTCTACGAGCGCTACCACCGTGAGCGCCGGGGCGAACTGCCGGGCGACCTGCGCGCCGCGTTCCAGCAGGCCGATGAATGGGCGCGGCAGGAGGAGGCGTGA
- a CDS encoding AAA family ATPase codes for MRPLKLELQGFTAFRQFTALDFGDLDLFALVGPTGSGKSSLLDAMTFALYGQTARLGASGLDALIAQGERGLSVSLTFEVGGQTYRASRTKGRKQAENEVRFERLDEDGRWTNLSDGGAKGISERIRRVVGLDFKTFVRSVMLPQGEFSRVLHGTGKERQTLLGELTGLDHVAAMQRVASDRAKELKHEAQSLNAVLAGEYEGVTPEAAAALRAEREDVQSSAERLTDERERLQVAQTRLREQERVWKAREEAARRLTALEARAATVQAGARRAEQARRVAGVLPLLDAAERARIAAEREGRESHLAEQALRRAQQTEQAAQQALAAAQAQEARIPELEARADTLREAEGDAARLRRAGGTPQTTHPQPLPWDEDAFLTAREGAQRADKNRQERVQIEAQRAAWQADQERQRTEQAQMGQLEAEQGRVEREGKAAKADLDRAEALLKETQVAAGVAAYRAHLHLGEPCPLCEQPVQVLPAGEVPDLGALERDVAARRAALDGRRLRYKEIGLELGALRRATEARAATLRDWEEQIAARETDLRAAEALVSGDPQTQAGRLLAGLAARVRAAGPDPARARQQTLQDIASIRTALQRAQAELGRAQAEASAAAATLRGLQAGAQRRAQEAEEARAALEDALTSLGLDAAQARAAALPEAEVAALEDAARTHAAQLAQGRVALTDLDRQLGAAPFDPSELAQVARDLIATDAALSAARERAGQLAEQERALRERLERKAEIEARAWTASQTFDTWQTLTNSLKANEFQQFLLAEVEAQLLTRAGLLLYEISDGRYRLALQDGDYVVQDLWNAGEVRGVKTLSGGETFLASLSLAIALSDYLAGNKVLGALFLDEGFGTLDPQALEAVAGALENLRTQGRMVGVVTHVESLSERLPSRLLVTKSVAGSSVQRLEGL; via the coding sequence ATGCGGCCACTAAAACTCGAATTGCAGGGCTTCACGGCCTTCCGGCAGTTCACGGCGCTGGACTTTGGCGACCTGGACCTCTTCGCGCTGGTGGGGCCCACGGGCAGCGGCAAAAGCAGCCTGCTGGACGCCATGACCTTTGCGCTGTACGGCCAGACGGCGCGCCTGGGGGCCTCGGGGCTGGACGCGCTGATCGCGCAGGGCGAGCGCGGGCTGTCGGTCAGCCTGACCTTTGAGGTGGGGGGGCAGACCTACCGTGCCTCGCGCACCAAGGGGCGCAAGCAGGCCGAAAACGAGGTCCGCTTTGAGCGCCTGGACGAGGACGGCCGCTGGACCAACCTCTCGGACGGCGGCGCCAAGGGCATCAGCGAGCGCATTCGCCGGGTGGTGGGGCTGGATTTCAAGACCTTCGTGCGCAGCGTGATGCTGCCGCAGGGCGAGTTCTCGCGGGTGCTGCACGGCACCGGCAAGGAGCGCCAGACCCTGCTGGGCGAACTGACCGGGCTGGATCATGTGGCCGCCATGCAGCGCGTGGCCTCGGACCGGGCCAAGGAACTGAAGCACGAGGCCCAGAGTCTGAACGCTGTGCTGGCCGGCGAATACGAGGGCGTAACCCCCGAAGCCGCCGCCGCCCTGCGCGCCGAGCGCGAGGACGTGCAGTCGAGTGCCGAGCGCCTGACCGACGAGCGCGAGAGACTGCAGGTGGCCCAGACCCGCCTGCGCGAGCAGGAACGCGTCTGGAAGGCGCGGGAAGAGGCGGCCCGGCGCCTCACGGCCCTGGAAGCGCGCGCCGCCACCGTGCAGGCCGGGGCCCGGCGCGCCGAGCAGGCCCGCCGGGTGGCCGGGGTGCTGCCGCTGCTGGACGCCGCTGAGCGCGCCCGGATCGCCGCCGAGCGCGAGGGGCGCGAAAGCCACCTCGCCGAACAGGCGCTGCGCCGGGCACAGCAGACCGAGCAGGCCGCCCAGCAGGCCCTGGCCGCTGCCCAGGCCCAGGAGGCGCGCATTCCCGAACTCGAGGCCCGTGCCGACACCCTGCGCGAGGCCGAGGGCGACGCCGCCCGCCTGCGCCGCGCCGGGGGCACCCCCCAGACCACCCACCCCCAGCCGCTGCCCTGGGATGAAGACGCCTTCCTGACTGCCCGCGAGGGCGCCCAGCGCGCCGACAAGAACCGTCAGGAGCGCGTGCAGATTGAAGCCCAGCGCGCCGCGTGGCAGGCCGATCAGGAACGCCAGCGCACCGAGCAGGCCCAGATGGGGCAGCTGGAGGCCGAGCAGGGCCGGGTGGAGCGTGAGGGCAAGGCCGCCAAGGCCGATCTGGACCGCGCCGAGGCCTTGCTGAAGGAAACGCAGGTGGCCGCCGGGGTGGCCGCCTACCGCGCCCACCTACACCTGGGCGAGCCCTGCCCGCTGTGCGAGCAGCCGGTCCAGGTGCTGCCTGCGGGCGAGGTGCCGGATCTGGGCGCCCTGGAACGGGACGTGGCGGCCCGCCGGGCGGCCCTGGACGGGCGGCGGCTGCGCTACAAGGAAATTGGGCTGGAACTGGGGGCCCTGCGCCGCGCTACCGAAGCCCGGGCCGCCACCCTGCGCGACTGGGAGGAGCAGATTGCCGCCCGCGAAACCGACCTGCGCGCCGCCGAAGCCCTGGTGAGCGGCGACCCGCAGACCCAGGCCGGGCGCCTGCTGGCCGGCCTGGCCGCCCGGGTGCGCGCGGCGGGCCCCGACCCAGCCCGTGCCCGGCAGCAGACGCTACAGGACATCGCCAGCATTCGCACGGCGCTGCAGCGCGCCCAGGCCGAACTGGGCCGGGCCCAGGCCGAAGCCAGCGCGGCTGCCGCCACCCTGCGCGGCCTGCAGGCCGGGGCCCAGCGCCGCGCCCAGGAAGCCGAGGAGGCCCGCGCCGCCCTGGAAGACGCCCTGACCAGCCTGGGCCTGGACGCCGCCCAGGCCCGCGCCGCCGCCCTGCCCGAGGCCGAGGTGGCGGCTCTGGAAGACGCCGCGCGCACCCACGCCGCGCAACTGGCGCAGGGGCGCGTGGCCCTGACCGACCTGGACCGCCAGCTGGGCGCAGCCCCCTTTGACCCGTCCGAGCTAGCCCAGGTGGCACGCGACCTGATCGCCACCGACGCCGCCCTGAGTGCGGCCCGCGAGCGCGCCGGGCAGCTGGCCGAGCAGGAACGCGCCCTGCGCGAGCGCCTGGAGCGCAAGGCCGAGATCGAGGCCCGTGCGTGGACGGCCTCGCAAACCTTCGACACGTGGCAGACCCTGACCAACAGCCTGAAGGCCAACGAGTTCCAGCAGTTCCTGCTGGCCGAGGTTGAGGCGCAGCTGCTCACCCGCGCGGGGCTACTGCTGTACGAGATCAGCGATGGCCGCTACCGCCTCGCCCTGCAAGACGGCGATTACGTGGTGCAGGACCTGTGGAACGCGGGCGAGGTGCGCGGCGTCAAAACCCTGTCGGGCGGCGAAACCTTCCTGGCGTCCCTATCGCTGGCGATTGCCCTCAGTGACTATCTGGCGGGCAACAAGGTCCTGGGCGCACTCTTTCTGGACGAGGGCTTCGGCACCCTGGATCCCCAGGCCCTGGAAGCGGTGGCCGGCGCCCTGGAAAACCTGCGCACCCAGGGCCGCATGGTGGGCGTGGTCACCCACGTCGAGAGCCTCTCTGAGCGCCTGCCCAGCCGCCTGCTCGTCACCAAGAGTGTGGCCGGCAGCAGCGTACAGAGGCTGGAAGGGTTGTAG
- a CDS encoding PIN/TRAM domain-containing protein: MLAVRLFVMLLGLALGYLAGNALAADQPGGLGTVNTLSLMLAGTLTALLLAPRAESLLGVFGQRFVRWYAALSPRTVAAATFGLIVALLLSVLLSSLLRSLPFYTWVLNVAVTAVLAVFFVSFAVRNAEAFGLLAFPQVRRKPGAKVLDSNVIIDGRVLDLIRAGFLDGDLLVPSFILREIQTLADHQDAQKRTRGKRGLTVLEELRGLRPIRVEDWDTALPTTDDKLIRFARETGARIVTNDSNLGKIARLHGVEVLSIHEAAVALRPQIQAGDHLTITVTKGGQQQGQGVGYLEDGTMVVVEDGLKLRGKPARVLVVNNVQTNVGRMIFAKVDREEGAA, from the coding sequence GTGCTTGCTGTTCGTCTTTTTGTCATGCTGCTGGGGCTGGCGCTGGGCTACCTGGCCGGAAACGCGCTGGCGGCAGACCAGCCGGGCGGCCTGGGCACCGTCAACACCCTGAGCCTGATGCTGGCGGGCACCCTGACGGCCCTGCTGCTGGCGCCGCGCGCTGAATCGCTGCTGGGGGTGTTTGGGCAGCGCTTTGTGCGCTGGTACGCCGCCCTATCACCCCGCACCGTTGCCGCCGCGACGTTCGGGCTGATCGTGGCGCTGCTGCTCAGCGTGCTGCTCAGCAGTCTGTTGCGCAGTCTTCCCTTCTACACCTGGGTGCTGAACGTGGCCGTGACGGCCGTACTGGCGGTGTTTTTCGTGTCCTTTGCGGTGCGCAACGCCGAAGCCTTTGGGTTGCTGGCCTTTCCGCAGGTGCGCCGCAAGCCTGGGGCCAAGGTACTCGACAGCAACGTGATCATTGACGGCCGCGTGCTGGACCTGATTCGCGCGGGGTTTCTGGACGGCGACCTGCTGGTGCCCTCGTTCATTCTGCGCGAGATTCAGACCCTGGCCGACCATCAGGACGCCCAGAAGCGCACCCGGGGCAAACGCGGCCTGACGGTGTTGGAAGAACTGCGTGGGTTGCGCCCCATACGGGTGGAGGACTGGGACACCGCCCTGCCCACCACCGATGACAAACTGATTCGCTTCGCCCGCGAAACCGGCGCGCGGATCGTGACCAACGACAGCAACCTGGGCAAGATTGCCCGCCTGCACGGCGTGGAGGTCCTGAGCATCCACGAAGCGGCGGTGGCCCTGCGCCCCCAGATTCAGGCAGGCGACCACCTGACCATCACCGTGACCAAGGGCGGCCAGCAGCAGGGCCAGGGCGTGGGTTACCTGGAAGACGGCACCATGGTGGTGGTGGAAGACGGCCTGAAGCTGCGCGGCAAACCCGCCCGCGTGCTCGTGGTCAACAACGTGCAGACGAACGTGGGCCGCATGATCTTCGCCAAGGTGGACCGCGAAGAAGGAGCGGCGTAA